A genome region from Streptomyces antimycoticus includes the following:
- a CDS encoding ArsR/SmtB family transcription factor encodes MGHGADSQTTPAAHLDADSAATIAATLQALATPSRLMILTRLRQDPCAVTELAEAVGMEQSAVSHQLRLLRALGLVTGSRQGRRIVYSLYDNHVAQLLDEAVYHIEHLRLGARDLPAPAKTGLDTDRG; translated from the coding sequence ATGGGACACGGAGCCGACAGTCAGACCACCCCGGCAGCGCATCTGGACGCGGACTCCGCCGCCACCATCGCCGCCACCCTCCAGGCCCTGGCCACCCCCTCGCGGCTGATGATCCTCACCCGCCTCCGCCAGGACCCCTGCGCGGTCACCGAACTGGCCGAGGCGGTGGGCATGGAGCAGTCAGCGGTCTCCCACCAACTCCGGCTGCTGCGCGCACTCGGGCTGGTCACCGGCTCACGGCAGGGCCGCCGGATCGTCTACAGCCTCTACGACAACCATGTCGCCCAGCTCCTGGACGAGGCCGTCTACCACATCGAGCATCTGCGGCTCGGCGCGCGCGATCTGCCGGCGCCGGCGAAGACCGGTCTCGACACGGACCGGGGCTGA
- a CDS encoding APC family permease: MGDTANTPAGPGELRRRLGVFDAVVVGLGSMIGAGIFGALAPAAREAGSGLLLGLVAAGVVAYCNATSSARLAARYPRSGGTYVYGRERLGDFWGYLAGWGFVVGKTASCAAMALTVGSYVWPDHASAVAVAAVVALTAVNYVGVHKAAWLTRAIVAVVLAVLAAVVVALLTSGEADAARLEIGRDATLGGVLRAGGLLFFAFAGYARIATLGEEVRDPARTIPRAIPLALGITLAVYAAVAVAALTVLGSGGLAAAGAPLAEAVRAAGLAWLAPVVRAGAAVAALGSLLALILGVSRTTLAMARDRHLPPALAAVHPRFAVPHRAELAVGAVVAVLAATADLRGAIGFSSFGVLAYYAVANASAWTLTEAEGRPPRIVPGLGLAGCLLLAFALPVSSVVSGAAVLALGAAAYGVRRVTTR, encoded by the coding sequence GTGGGTGACACGGCGAACACCCCGGCCGGACCGGGGGAGTTGCGGCGCCGCCTGGGGGTCTTCGACGCGGTCGTGGTCGGCTTGGGGTCGATGATCGGCGCGGGCATCTTCGGGGCGCTGGCGCCCGCGGCGCGGGAGGCGGGGTCGGGGCTGCTGCTCGGCCTGGTGGCCGCCGGAGTGGTGGCGTACTGCAACGCCACCTCCTCCGCGCGGCTGGCCGCCCGCTATCCGCGCTCGGGCGGTACCTATGTCTACGGCCGTGAGCGGCTGGGCGACTTCTGGGGGTATCTGGCCGGCTGGGGGTTCGTGGTCGGCAAGACCGCCTCCTGCGCGGCGATGGCCCTGACCGTCGGCTCCTATGTCTGGCCCGACCACGCATCCGCGGTGGCGGTGGCGGCCGTGGTGGCGCTGACCGCCGTCAACTACGTGGGGGTGCACAAGGCCGCCTGGCTGACCCGGGCCATCGTGGCCGTCGTGCTCGCGGTCCTGGCCGCCGTGGTCGTCGCCCTCCTGACCTCCGGGGAGGCGGACGCGGCACGGCTGGAGATCGGCCGGGACGCCACGCTCGGCGGGGTGCTGCGCGCGGGCGGCCTGCTCTTCTTCGCCTTCGCCGGATACGCCCGTATCGCCACCCTCGGCGAGGAGGTCCGCGACCCGGCACGCACCATTCCGCGCGCCATCCCGCTCGCGCTCGGCATCACCCTGGCCGTCTACGCGGCGGTCGCGGTCGCCGCGCTCACCGTGCTGGGCAGCGGCGGGCTGGCCGCGGCGGGCGCCCCGCTGGCCGAGGCGGTGCGCGCCGCCGGGCTCGCGTGGCTGGCGCCGGTGGTGCGGGCGGGCGCCGCGGTGGCCGCGCTTGGGTCGCTGCTCGCGCTGATCCTGGGCGTCTCCCGGACCACCCTGGCCATGGCCCGCGACCGGCACCTTCCGCCCGCGCTGGCCGCCGTGCACCCCCGGTTCGCGGTGCCGCACCGCGCCGAGCTGGCCGTGGGCGCGGTGGTGGCGGTCCTCGCGGCGACGGCGGATCTGCGGGGTGCGATCGGGTTCTCCTCGTTCGGGGTGCTGGCCTACTACGCCGTCGCCAACGCCTCCGCCTGGACCCTCACCGAGGCCGAGGGCCGCCCACCGCGGATCGTGCCGGGCCTCGGCCTGGCCGGCTGTCTGCTGCTGGCCTTCGCCCTGCCCGTCTCCTCGGTGGTCTCCGGTGCGGCGGTGCTGGCCCTGGGCGCGGCGGCCTACGGCGTGCGGCGCGTGACCACCAGGTAG
- a CDS encoding glycosyltransferase family 2 protein, with translation MNAPGPAVGVVVATRDRAASLATALEHLTALPERPPVVVVDNGSTDHTRAMIAERYPQVRVLAQGDDRGPLARNDGVRAIGTPYVAFSDDDSWWHPGALARAATLLNGHPRLGALAGQLRVGPAERPDSLNATLAASPVGRAEDLPGPEVYDFLACAVVVRRGAFLEAGGFHPLALSGGEETLLAYDLAAMGWGVSYCPEVVAHHEPAASPSEERTAAMRRDELIGCWLRRPLPLAARRTAALLTEGGRDPVARAALRGLLARLPAALWLRRPLPPWIEEAARRVDG, from the coding sequence ATGAACGCGCCGGGCCCCGCCGTCGGCGTGGTCGTCGCCACCCGCGACCGCGCGGCAAGTCTTGCCACGGCTCTGGAACACCTCACCGCCCTGCCGGAGCGGCCACCGGTCGTGGTCGTGGACAACGGCTCGACGGACCACACCAGGGCCATGATCGCCGAACGGTATCCCCAAGTGCGGGTCCTTGCCCAGGGGGACGACCGCGGGCCCCTCGCGCGCAACGACGGCGTACGCGCCATCGGCACCCCCTACGTGGCCTTCAGCGACGACGACTCCTGGTGGCACCCCGGCGCCCTGGCACGGGCCGCCACCCTGCTGAACGGCCATCCGCGGCTGGGGGCGCTGGCCGGCCAGCTGCGGGTCGGCCCGGCGGAGCGGCCCGATTCGCTGAACGCCACACTGGCCGCCTCCCCCGTCGGCCGCGCCGAGGACCTTCCCGGACCGGAGGTGTACGACTTCCTCGCCTGTGCGGTCGTGGTACGCCGCGGCGCCTTCCTGGAGGCGGGCGGCTTCCATCCGCTGGCCCTCTCCGGCGGCGAGGAGACCCTGCTCGCCTACGACCTCGCGGCGATGGGCTGGGGCGTCTCGTACTGCCCCGAGGTGGTCGCCCACCACGAACCGGCCGCCTCGCCGTCCGAGGAGCGCACCGCAGCGATGCGGCGCGACGAGCTGATCGGCTGCTGGCTGCGCCGCCCGCTCCCCCTCGCGGCCCGGCGCACCGCCGCACTCCTCACCGAGGGCGGGCGGGACCCGGTGGCGCGCGCCGCGCTGCGCGGTCTGCTCGCCCGGCTGCCGGCCGCACTGTGGCTGCGCCGCCCGCTGCCGCCGTGGATCGAGGAGGCCGCCCGACGCGTGGACGGGTAG